The genomic region ATGGGTATCACTGGTACTTTTGGTTTGTCTTCTTAATAAGATTAAAGAGCCGAGCATATATATGTTCGGCTTGACTTCAATATGGAAGGAATTTTAGAAATGGACAAATATCTATATTTTAATGATAATTCTAGATTGCATCAGTTACCAAATGGTGGAGTTATTGAAGTGAAAAACGGTAGATTAGATGATGAAGTATTTGATTTCGAATATTTGGATTTAAATTCTTCTGCATTTGAAGCGTGTACATATTTCGATGGTTCTAAGACCGCTCCCGATATTTTAAAAGAAATGTGTAGTAAATATAACTGTGATATCAACGAACATTTAGAATGGTATTCAAATTTAATTAATCGTTTATATAAAAAAGGGCTTATTGATTTTGTAGATTATCCAATTAAAAAAAAGCTAAATGTTAGTGGATCAACTGATTATATTACACCGCTGCATGCAGTATTTGAGATTACACATAAATGCAATTTAAAATGTGAGCATTGTTATTTGGAAAGTTCGCCTTTTATACAAGATACATTGTCATTAGAAGAATTTAAAAAAATTGCTACTACAATGTATGAAAATGGTATCCTTACATGCGAGATTACCGGAGGAGAGGTTTTTGTACATCCAAATGCAAAGGAAATATTAGAATTTGCTCTTAATAAATTTAAGAAAGTTGGCATATTAACTAATGGCACATTGTTGAAACAAGATATTTTAGATTTACTAATTAAATATAAGAAAAAAATAGTAGTAGGAATTTCTCTAGATAGTATTTGTGCTGAAAAACATGATAGTTTTC from Staphylococcus felis harbors:
- a CDS encoding radical SAM/SPASM domain-containing protein, with translation MEGILEMDKYLYFNDNSRLHQLPNGGVIEVKNGRLDDEVFDFEYLDLNSSAFEACTYFDGSKTAPDILKEMCSKYNCDINEHLEWYSNLINRLYKKGLIDFVDYPIKKKLNVSGSTDYITPLHAVFEITHKCNLKCEHCYLESSPFIQDTLSLEEFKKIATTMYENGILTCEITGGEVFVHPNAKEILEFALNKFKKVGILTNGTLLKQDILDLLIKYKKKIVVGISLDSICAEKHDSFRGKKSAFHQTCRTINKLSENGLFVRVGMSIYEDNMWEIDDMAKLVRDLGASAFSYNWIDDFGRGKTMDQLKLNKLDDLSFAEFEVEVVKNNSDIIPLVPITKNQANNCGAGWRSIVMDPNGNIRPCALFPKEFVIGNLKEQTYEEVFSSEIVNRLYLLQSPQKSSFCSDKCGFKDYCAGCYLKGLNTNKNHRNSHCGWIKGEKLESLVEKI